A genomic window from Camelina sativa cultivar DH55 chromosome 2, Cs, whole genome shotgun sequence includes:
- the LOC104733563 gene encoding pollen-specific protein SF21 codes for MADSYGAVSVDVETIYLGGKEHRVKTASGVVSVIVYGDREKPALITYPDLALNHMSCFQGLFFCPEAASLLLHNFCIYHISPPGHELGAAPICPNDSAPSADDLADQILEVLNFFGLGVVMCMGVTAGAYILTLFAMKHRERVLGLILVSPLCKAPSWSEWFYNKLISKLLYYYGMCGVVKEFLLQRYFSKEVRGNVEIPESDIAQACRRLLDERQSVNVMRFLDAIDRRPDISSGLKKLKCRTLIFIGDQSPFYSEAVHMAATLDRGYCALVEVQACGSMVTEEQPHAMLIPMEYFLMGYGLYRPCLFSESPRSPLSPSCIAPELLSPESMGLKLKPIKTRLSAA; via the exons ATGGCTGACTCATACGGCGCCGTTTCCGTCGACGTTGAAACGATCTATCTTGGTGGCAAG GAGCATCGTGTCAAAACTGCAAGTGGTGTTGTATCTGTCATTGTGTATGGAGACCGAGAAAAGCCAGCATTGATTACTTATCCTGATTTGGCCCTTAACC ATATGTCATGCTTCCAAGGATTATTCTTCTGCCCTGAAGCAGCTTCGTTGCTGTTACATAACTTCTGCATTTACCATATCAGTCCACCAGGGCATGAG TTAGGAGCTGCTCCGATTTGTCCTAATGATTCAGCTCCTTCTGCTGATGACTTGGCAGATCAGATCCTTGAAGTTCTTAACTTTTTCGG CCTTGGCGTTGTGATGTGTATGGGTGTGACTGCAGGTGCTTACATCCTCACCTTATTCGCG ATGAAACATAGAGAACGTGTTCTCGGTTTGATTCTTGTCTCGCCATTATGCAAGGCCCCATCTTGGTCTGAATGGTTTTACAACAAGCTTATCTCAAAGTTGTTATATTACTACGGGATGTGTGGAGTGGTAAAGGAATTTTTGCTTCAGAGATATTTTAGTAAG GAAGTTCGTGGTAATGTCGAGATTCCAGAGTCAGATATAGCACAGGCTTGCCGAAGA CTGCTTGATGAGAGACAAAGCGTGAACGTTATGCGGTTTCTTGACGCCATTGATCG GAGACCTGACATCTCAAGTGGATTGAAGAAACTAAAATGCAGGACACTTATCTTCATTGGAGACCAATCTCCCTTCTACTCAGAAGCTGTTCACATGGCAGCAACTTTGGATAGAGGATACTGTGCTTTGGTTGag GTTCAGGCTTGTGGTTCAATGGTAACAGAGGAGCAACCGCATGCAATGTTGATCCCAATGGAATATTTCTTGATGGGTTATGGATTATATAGACCATGTCTTTTCTCAGAGAGCCCTAGAAGTCCTCTTAGCCCTTCTTGTATTGCACCTGAGCTTCTCTCTCCTGAAAGCATGGGATTAAAGCTTAAGCCTATCAAAACCCGACTCTCAGCGGCTTAA
- the LOC104733533 gene encoding zinc protease PQQL-like isoform X1, giving the protein MDLIAGESSKKVLRKHGFRSLKLMSVDMEQELGNEPEPFGADYGRLDNGLVYYVRRNSKPRMRAALALAVKVGSVLEEEDQRGVAHIVEHLAFSATTRYTNHDIVKFLESVGAEFGPCQNAMTTADETIYELFVPVDKPELLSQAISILAEFSSEIRVSKEDLDKERGAVMEEYRGNRNATGRMQDSHWQLMMEGSKYAERLPIGLEKVIRSVPAATVKQFYQKWYHLCNMAVVAVGDFPDTKTVVDLIKTHFEDKRSSSEPPQIPVFPVPSHEETRFSCFVESEAAGSAVMISYKMPISDLKTVKDYRDMLAESMFLHALNQRLFKISRRKDPPFFACSVAADALVSPLKAYIMSSSCKEKGTLASLESMLLEVARVRLHGFSEREISVVRALMMSEIESAYLERDQVQSTSLRDEYIQHFLHKEPVIGIEYEAQLQKTLLPQISASDVARYSEKLRTSCGCVIKTMEPRSAATIDDLRNVVSKVNSLEEEKMIAPWDEEKIPEEVVSEKPTPGEVTHQLEYPEVGVTELTLSNGMQVCYKSTDFLDDQVLFTGFSYGGLSELPESDYISCSMGSTIAGEIGMFGYKPSMLMDMLAGKRVEVSARLGPYMRTFSCDCSPTDLETALQLVYQLFTTNVMPQEEEVGIVMQMAEEAVRARERDPYTVFANRVKELNYGNSYFFRPIRISELRKVDPLKACEYFNSCFRDPSTFTVVIVGNLDPTIALPLILQYLGGIPKPPQPVLHFNRDDLKGLPFTFPTKITREFVRSPMVEAQCSVQLCFPVQLTNGTMIEEIHCIGFLGKLLETKIIQFLRFTHGQIYSAEVSVFLGGNKPSRTADLRGDISVNFSCDPEISSKLVDLALEEIVRLQEEGPSQEDISAILEIEQRAHENGLQENYHWLDRILRGYQSRVYAGDLGASCKILEEGRLRMRESLAPQTAQAALQRILPHPCKKQYTAVILMPQRSRFGFLSSIFASRSETPYIRDTKILAGIASLAVLVFGIWRYSRK; this is encoded by the exons atggatttGATTGCGGGAGAGAGCTCGAAGAAGGTGTTGAGGAAACATGGATTCAGGTCGCTGAAACTGATGAGTGTGGACATGGAACAAGAACTCGGTAACGAGCCTGAGCCTTTTGGTGCTGATTATGGAAGACTCGATAATGGTCTCGTCTACTATGTTCGTCGAAACTCAAAACCAAGGATGAGAGCTGCTTTAGCTCTCGCCGTTAAAGTCGG TTCAGTTTTGGAAGAGGAGGATCAGCGTGGAGTTGCTCATATTGTAGAGCATCTTGCGTTTAGTGCTACAACGAGATATACAAACCATGATATTGTCAAGTTCTTAGAGAGCGTCGGAGCTGAGTTTGGACCCTGTCAAAACGCAATGACCACAGCGGATGAGACTATCTATGAATTGTTTGTCCCCGTTGATAAACCTGAATTGTTATCTCAGGCTATCTCCATTTTAGCAGAGTTTAGCTCCGAG ATTCGAGTCTCGAAGGAAGATTTGGACAAAGAAAGAGGTGCTGTTATGGAAGAATACCGAGGGAATCGGAATGCTACTGGAAGGATGCAAGATTCGCATTGGCAGCTGATGATGGAAGGTTCAAAG TATGCTGAACGTTTACCTATTGGGTTGGAGAAAGTGATTCGATCTGTTCCTGCTGCAACTGTGAAGCAATTTTACCAGAAGTGGTATCATTTATGCAATATGGCAGTTGTGGCTGTTGGAGATTTTCCAGATACAAAG ACTGTAGTTGATTTGATAAAGACACATTTTGAGGATAAAAGATCAAGTAGCGAGCCTCCACAGATACCAGTGTTTCCTGTTCCTTCTCATGAAGAGACACGATTTTCGTGCTTTGTTGAGTCAGAGGCAGCTGGG TCTGCAGTAATGATTAGCTATAAGATGCCTATAAGTGATCTGAAGACAGTGAAAGATTATAGGGATATGCTTGCGGAGTCAATGTTTCTACATGCTCTTAACCAGAGACTATTCAAAATATCTCGTAGAAAGGATCCTCCATTTTTTGCGTGTTCTGTGGCTGCTGATGCTCTGGTGAGCCCATTGAAGGCCTATATAATGAGTTCTTCTTGTAAAGAGAAAGGAACTCTTGCATCTCTAGAATCTATGCTTCTCGAg GTTGCTAGGGTACGCCTTCATGGGTTCTCGGAGCGTGAAATATCTGTTGTTCGGGCTCTCATGATGTCCGAGATTGAATCTGCTTATCTGGAACGTGATCAGGTCCAATCAACGAGCTTGCGGGATGAATATATACAG CATTTCCTTCACAAGGAACCTGTTATTGGGATTGAATACGAGGCACAACTTCAGAAGACTCTTCTACCCC AAATATCAGCGTCGGATGTAGCCAGATACTCTGAAAAGTTAAGAACATCATGTGGTTGTGTGATCAAGACAATGGAACCTAGATCTGCTGCTACGATTGATGATTTGAGAAATGTTGTCTCAAAGGTTAAtagtcttgaagaagaaaagatgattgCTCCATGGGATGAGGAAAAGATTCCAGAAGAAGTTGTCAGTGAGAAGCCAACTCCAGG GGAGGTTACTCATCAGCTTGAATATCCAGAAGTTGGGGTTACAGAATTGACGTTATCAAATGGAATGCAAGTTTGCTACAAGTCCACAGACTTCTTGGACGATCAG GTTCTTTTTACCGGGTTCTCATATGGAGGATTATCTGAACTCCCTGAGAGTGATTACATTTCATGTTCAATGGGATCAACAATTGCTGGTGaaattggtatgtttggttataagCCATCAATGCTTATGGATATGCTTGCTGGTAAGAGAGTTGAAGTTAGCGCAAGACTCGGACCGTATATGAGAACCTTTTCTTGTGATTGTTCACCCACAGACCTTGAAACTGCTTTGCAG CTTGTTTATCAACTATTTACTACAAACGTGATgccacaagaagaagaggttggAATAGTAATGCAAATGGCAGAAGAAGCGGTCCGTGCTCGGGAAAGAGACCCATACACTGTCTTTGCCAATAGAGTAAAGGAACTCAATTATGGAAACTCTTATTTCTTTAGG CCGATTCGGATTAGTGAACTCAGGAAAGTTGACCCTTTAAAGGCTTGCGAATACTTCAACAGTTGCTTTAGGGATCCATCAACTTTCACAGTCGTGATTGTAGGGAACCTTGATCCCACTATCGCGCTTCCTCTAATTCTTCAGTATTTG GGTGGAATACCTAAGCCTCCTCAACCAGTTCTCCATTTCAACCGTGATGACCTAAAGGGCTTACCATTCACTTTCCCTACGAAGATAACAAG AGAATTTGTACGAAGTCCCATGGTAGAAGCCCAGTGTTCAGTCCAGTTATGCTTTCCTGTGCAGTTAACAAATGGAACAATG ATCGAAGAAATCCACTGTATCGGCTTTTTAGGCAAACTCTTAGAGACCAAGATAATTCAGTTTCTCAGGTTCACGCATGGGCAG ATATATTCTGCTGAAGTCTCAGTGTTTCTTGGCGGGAATAAACCTTCTAGAACTGCAGATTTGCGTGGTGACATCAGTGTAAATTTTTCCTGTGATCCAGAAATCTCCTCTAAACTG GTTGATTTAGCTTTGGAAGAAATTGTACGGCTTCAAGAGGAAGGCCCTTCGCAGGAAGACATTTCAGCTATCCTTGAAATCGAACAAAGAGCTCACGAAAACGGCCtgcag GAAAACTATCACTGGTTAGACAGGATTCTACGTGGATACCAATCAAGGGTCTACGCTGGCGATTTGGGCGCCTCTTGCAAG ATTTTAGAAGAAGGGCGTTTGCGAATGAGAGAGTCACTTGCACCACAAACAGCGCAAGCTGCATTACAGCGTATCCTTCCTCACCCGTGCAAGAAACAGTACACTGCTGTTATTCTCATGCCGCAGAGATCTCGTTTTGGATTTCTTTCATCCATCTTTGCTTCACGGTCCGAGACCCCTTACATCCGTGACACCAAG ATTTTGGCGGGCATTGCGAGTTTGGCTGTTCTTGTTTTTGGCATCTGGAGGTACTCTCGCAAGTAA
- the LOC104733570 gene encoding serine acetyltransferase 5-like translates to MPPAGELRDQSPSKNNNNNQSSDTQSAEAAAAAISAAAADAEAAGLWTQIKAEARRDAEAEPALASYLYSTILSHSSLERSISFHLGNKLCSSTLLSTLLYDLFLNTFTSDPSLRNATVADLRAARVRDPACISFSHCLLNYKGFLAIQAHRVSHKLWTQTRKPLALALHSRISDVFAVDIHPAAKIGKGILLDHATGVVIGETAVIGNNVSILHHVTLGGTGKACGDRHPKIGDGCLIGAGATILGNVKIGAGAKVGAGSVVLIDVPPRGTAVGNPARLVGGKEKPTSLDEECPGESMDHTSFISEWSDYII, encoded by the exons ATGCCACCGGCCGGAGAACTCCGAGATCAATCTCCATCGAAGaataacaataacaatcaaTCTTCCGATACTCAATCcgcagaagcagcagcagcagccatATCTGCAGCAGCTGCAGATGCGGAGGCTGCTGGGTTATGGACACAGATCAAAGCGGAAGCTCGCCGTGACGCTGAGGCTGAGCCAGCTTTAGCCAGCTATCTCTACTCGACgattctctctcactcttctctAGAACGATCTATCTCGTTTCATCTAGGAAACAAGCTTTGCTCATCGACGCTTTTATCAACGCTTTTGTACGATCTCTTCTTAAACACTTTCACCTCCGATCCTTCTCTTCGTAACGCCACCGTCGCCGATCTACGCGCCGCTCGTGTTCGTGATCCCGCTtgtatctctttctctcattgCCTCCTCAATTACAAAGGCTTCTTAGCGATTCAG GCGCATCGTGTTTCACATAAGCTATGGACACAGACTCGGAAGCCATTAGCATTAGCACTACACTCAAGAATCTCTGATGTGTTTGCTGTTGATATCCATCCAGCAGCGAAGATTGGAAAAGGGATACTTCTTGACCACGCAACGGGAGTTGTAATAGGTGAAACAGCTGTGATTGGGAACAATGTTTCGATCCTTCACCATGTGACACTTGGTGGAACTGGGAAAGCTTGTGGAGATAGACATCCAAAGATAGGTGATGGTTGTTTGATTGGAGCTGGAGCAACTATTCTTGGAAATGTGAAGATTGGTGCAGGAGCTAAAGTAGGTGCTGGTTCTGTAGTGTTGATCGACGTGCCTCCTCGAGGTACAGCTGTTGGGAATCCGGCGAGACTCGTTGGTGGAAAAGAGAAGCCGACGAGTCTTGATGAGGAATGTCCCGGAGAGTCGATGGATCATACTTCATTCATCTCGGAATGGTCAGATTACATCATTTAA
- the LOC104733545 gene encoding malate dehydrogenase, cytoplasmic-like gives MDFVIEGIDYTSLIQKALVLLFCVALSWKMIIYMCNLLNIEQDPIRVLITGAAGNIGYAIAPMIARGMMLGPDQPMILHLLDIEPTSRSLEALKMELQDSAFPLLKGVISTTNVVEACKDVNIAIMIGGYPRIAGMERKDVMSKNVVIYKAQASALENYASEDCKVLVVANPANTNALILKEFAPSIPEENITCLTRLDHNRALAQLADKLSVPVSSVKNMIVWGNHSSTQYPDSNHATVSTQAGDRPIKELVTDQNWLKNEFIAEVQQRGAAVLRARRQSSALSAASAACDHIRDWFLGTPKGTWVSMGVCSDGSYGIPPGLVYSFPVTCEKGSWKIVQGLSIDEFSRKKMDDSARELAEEKDLAYSCLNA, from the exons atggatttcgTTATAGAAGGAATAGATTATACTTCTTTGATTCAGAAAGCTTTGGTTCTATTGTTTTGTGTTGCTTTGTCATGGAAAATGATAATTTACATGTGTAATTTGTTAAACATTGAGCAAGATCCCATAAGGGTGTTGATTACCGGTGCAGCAG GAAACATAGGATATGCAATTGCTCCAATGATTGCAAGAGGTATGATGCTAGGTCCAGATCAACCCATGATTCTGCATTTACTCGATATAGAACCAACTTCAAGATCACTGGAAGCTCTGAAAATGGAGCTTCAAGATTCAGCCTTCCCTCTTCTCAAAGGCGTTATCTCGACAACTAATGTTGTTGAAGCATGTAAAGATGTGAATATCGCCATAATGATCGGCGGATACCCGAGGATAGCAGGCATGGAAAGAAAAGATGTGATGTCGAAAAATGTAGTGATATATAAAGCTCAAGCTTCGGCTTTAGAGAATTATGCATCAGAGGATTGCAAGGTTCTTGTTGTAGCAAACCCTGCTAACACAAACGCTCTGATTTTAAAAGAGTTTGCACCATCGATCCCGGAAGAAAACATCACTTGCCTTACACGGCTCGACCATAATCGAGCTCTAGCTCAGCTTGCAGATAAGCTAAGTGTTCCCGTGAGCAGTGTGAAGAACATGATCGTTTGGGGAAACCATTCTTCAACTCAGTATCCCGACAGCAATCACGCAACGGTCTCTACACAAGCTGGAGATAGACCGATAAAAGAACTTGTCACAGATCAAAACTGGCTAAAGAACGAGTTTATTGCTGAAGTTCAGCAACGCGGTGCAGCTGTTTTAAGAGCACGGAGACAGTCGAGTGCTTTATCCGCTGCTAGCGCAGCTTGTGACCATATCCGTGATTGGTTTCTTGGAACCCCTAAAGGAACTTGGGTTTCTATGGGTGTTTGTTCTGATGGATCATATGGTATACCACCGGGTTTGGTTTACTCGTTTCCGGTTACCTGTGAGAAAGGGAGTTGGAAGATCGTACAAGGACTCAGTATAGACGAGTTTTCAAGGAAGAAAATGGATGACTCTGCACGAGAGCTAGCTGAAGAGAAGGATTTAGCCTATTCCTGTCTCAATGCATAG
- the LOC104733533 gene encoding zinc protease PQQL-like isoform X2, producing the protein MTTADETIYELFVPVDKPELLSQAISILAEFSSEIRVSKEDLDKERGAVMEEYRGNRNATGRMQDSHWQLMMEGSKYAERLPIGLEKVIRSVPAATVKQFYQKWYHLCNMAVVAVGDFPDTKTVVDLIKTHFEDKRSSSEPPQIPVFPVPSHEETRFSCFVESEAAGSAVMISYKMPISDLKTVKDYRDMLAESMFLHALNQRLFKISRRKDPPFFACSVAADALVSPLKAYIMSSSCKEKGTLASLESMLLEVARVRLHGFSEREISVVRALMMSEIESAYLERDQVQSTSLRDEYIQHFLHKEPVIGIEYEAQLQKTLLPQISASDVARYSEKLRTSCGCVIKTMEPRSAATIDDLRNVVSKVNSLEEEKMIAPWDEEKIPEEVVSEKPTPGEVTHQLEYPEVGVTELTLSNGMQVCYKSTDFLDDQVLFTGFSYGGLSELPESDYISCSMGSTIAGEIGMFGYKPSMLMDMLAGKRVEVSARLGPYMRTFSCDCSPTDLETALQLVYQLFTTNVMPQEEEVGIVMQMAEEAVRARERDPYTVFANRVKELNYGNSYFFRPIRISELRKVDPLKACEYFNSCFRDPSTFTVVIVGNLDPTIALPLILQYLGGIPKPPQPVLHFNRDDLKGLPFTFPTKITREFVRSPMVEAQCSVQLCFPVQLTNGTMIEEIHCIGFLGKLLETKIIQFLRFTHGQIYSAEVSVFLGGNKPSRTADLRGDISVNFSCDPEISSKLVDLALEEIVRLQEEGPSQEDISAILEIEQRAHENGLQENYHWLDRILRGYQSRVYAGDLGASCKILEEGRLRMRESLAPQTAQAALQRILPHPCKKQYTAVILMPQRSRFGFLSSIFASRSETPYIRDTKILAGIASLAVLVFGIWRYSRK; encoded by the exons ATGACCACAGCGGATGAGACTATCTATGAATTGTTTGTCCCCGTTGATAAACCTGAATTGTTATCTCAGGCTATCTCCATTTTAGCAGAGTTTAGCTCCGAG ATTCGAGTCTCGAAGGAAGATTTGGACAAAGAAAGAGGTGCTGTTATGGAAGAATACCGAGGGAATCGGAATGCTACTGGAAGGATGCAAGATTCGCATTGGCAGCTGATGATGGAAGGTTCAAAG TATGCTGAACGTTTACCTATTGGGTTGGAGAAAGTGATTCGATCTGTTCCTGCTGCAACTGTGAAGCAATTTTACCAGAAGTGGTATCATTTATGCAATATGGCAGTTGTGGCTGTTGGAGATTTTCCAGATACAAAG ACTGTAGTTGATTTGATAAAGACACATTTTGAGGATAAAAGATCAAGTAGCGAGCCTCCACAGATACCAGTGTTTCCTGTTCCTTCTCATGAAGAGACACGATTTTCGTGCTTTGTTGAGTCAGAGGCAGCTGGG TCTGCAGTAATGATTAGCTATAAGATGCCTATAAGTGATCTGAAGACAGTGAAAGATTATAGGGATATGCTTGCGGAGTCAATGTTTCTACATGCTCTTAACCAGAGACTATTCAAAATATCTCGTAGAAAGGATCCTCCATTTTTTGCGTGTTCTGTGGCTGCTGATGCTCTGGTGAGCCCATTGAAGGCCTATATAATGAGTTCTTCTTGTAAAGAGAAAGGAACTCTTGCATCTCTAGAATCTATGCTTCTCGAg GTTGCTAGGGTACGCCTTCATGGGTTCTCGGAGCGTGAAATATCTGTTGTTCGGGCTCTCATGATGTCCGAGATTGAATCTGCTTATCTGGAACGTGATCAGGTCCAATCAACGAGCTTGCGGGATGAATATATACAG CATTTCCTTCACAAGGAACCTGTTATTGGGATTGAATACGAGGCACAACTTCAGAAGACTCTTCTACCCC AAATATCAGCGTCGGATGTAGCCAGATACTCTGAAAAGTTAAGAACATCATGTGGTTGTGTGATCAAGACAATGGAACCTAGATCTGCTGCTACGATTGATGATTTGAGAAATGTTGTCTCAAAGGTTAAtagtcttgaagaagaaaagatgattgCTCCATGGGATGAGGAAAAGATTCCAGAAGAAGTTGTCAGTGAGAAGCCAACTCCAGG GGAGGTTACTCATCAGCTTGAATATCCAGAAGTTGGGGTTACAGAATTGACGTTATCAAATGGAATGCAAGTTTGCTACAAGTCCACAGACTTCTTGGACGATCAG GTTCTTTTTACCGGGTTCTCATATGGAGGATTATCTGAACTCCCTGAGAGTGATTACATTTCATGTTCAATGGGATCAACAATTGCTGGTGaaattggtatgtttggttataagCCATCAATGCTTATGGATATGCTTGCTGGTAAGAGAGTTGAAGTTAGCGCAAGACTCGGACCGTATATGAGAACCTTTTCTTGTGATTGTTCACCCACAGACCTTGAAACTGCTTTGCAG CTTGTTTATCAACTATTTACTACAAACGTGATgccacaagaagaagaggttggAATAGTAATGCAAATGGCAGAAGAAGCGGTCCGTGCTCGGGAAAGAGACCCATACACTGTCTTTGCCAATAGAGTAAAGGAACTCAATTATGGAAACTCTTATTTCTTTAGG CCGATTCGGATTAGTGAACTCAGGAAAGTTGACCCTTTAAAGGCTTGCGAATACTTCAACAGTTGCTTTAGGGATCCATCAACTTTCACAGTCGTGATTGTAGGGAACCTTGATCCCACTATCGCGCTTCCTCTAATTCTTCAGTATTTG GGTGGAATACCTAAGCCTCCTCAACCAGTTCTCCATTTCAACCGTGATGACCTAAAGGGCTTACCATTCACTTTCCCTACGAAGATAACAAG AGAATTTGTACGAAGTCCCATGGTAGAAGCCCAGTGTTCAGTCCAGTTATGCTTTCCTGTGCAGTTAACAAATGGAACAATG ATCGAAGAAATCCACTGTATCGGCTTTTTAGGCAAACTCTTAGAGACCAAGATAATTCAGTTTCTCAGGTTCACGCATGGGCAG ATATATTCTGCTGAAGTCTCAGTGTTTCTTGGCGGGAATAAACCTTCTAGAACTGCAGATTTGCGTGGTGACATCAGTGTAAATTTTTCCTGTGATCCAGAAATCTCCTCTAAACTG GTTGATTTAGCTTTGGAAGAAATTGTACGGCTTCAAGAGGAAGGCCCTTCGCAGGAAGACATTTCAGCTATCCTTGAAATCGAACAAAGAGCTCACGAAAACGGCCtgcag GAAAACTATCACTGGTTAGACAGGATTCTACGTGGATACCAATCAAGGGTCTACGCTGGCGATTTGGGCGCCTCTTGCAAG ATTTTAGAAGAAGGGCGTTTGCGAATGAGAGAGTCACTTGCACCACAAACAGCGCAAGCTGCATTACAGCGTATCCTTCCTCACCCGTGCAAGAAACAGTACACTGCTGTTATTCTCATGCCGCAGAGATCTCGTTTTGGATTTCTTTCATCCATCTTTGCTTCACGGTCCGAGACCCCTTACATCCGTGACACCAAG ATTTTGGCGGGCATTGCGAGTTTGGCTGTTCTTGTTTTTGGCATCTGGAGGTACTCTCGCAAGTAA
- the LOC104733554 gene encoding histone acetyltransferase type B catalytic subunit-like produces MVQKKQAAAGPDTEPKKRRRVGFSPADTGVEANECINIYLVSSKEEVDSPDISCVKPVDLNDFIDGDGKIYGYQGLKINVWINSISLHSYADITYQSTTNGEKGITDLKSALQNIFAETIVENKEEFLQTFSTQRDFIRNMVSDGEVMQSGATDGSSNNAEVVSSDLQVIRMQIGSPNAGLLYSRLVPLVLLFVDGSNPIDVTDPDWHLYLLIQKKEDKEDPLYRIVGFTAIYKFFRYPDRLRMRLSQILVLPSFQGKGLGTYLVEVVNNVAVAENVYDLTVEEPSEKFQHIRTCVDINRLLAFDPIKPAIDSAVQTLTKGKLSKRAQIPRFTPPLNAIEKVRESLKINKKHFLNCWEILIYLALDPIDKYMEDYTSVITNHVRSDILGKDIETPKKQVVDVPSEYEPETSFVVFKSLNGEEGNTNVQVDENKPDQEQQLKQLVDERIREIKLVAEKVSKISPKA; encoded by the exons ATGGTTCAGAAGAAGCAAGCCGCCGCCGGTCCAGATACCGAGCCTAAGAAGCGTCGTCGTGTCGGGTTTTCTCCCGCCG ATACTGGTGTGGAGGCTAACGAGTGCATCAATATTTATCTCG TTTCCAGCAAAGAGGAAGTTGATTCCCCTGATATTTCGTGCGTGAAGCCAGTTGACTTGAATGATTTCATTGATGGCGATGGCAAGATATATGGTTACCAAGGTTTGAAG ATAAATGTGTGGATCAATAGCATCTCACTACATTCATATGCTGATATTACATACCAGAGCACAACCAAC GGAGAGAAAGGCATCACGGACCTGAAATCTGCTTTACAG AACATATTTGCTGAGACCATCGTTGAGAACAAGGAAGAATTTCTGCAAACCTTTTCAACACAGAGAGATTTTATCAG AAATATGGTCTCGGACGGAGAGGTAATGCAATCTGGAGCGACAGATGGGAGCAGCAATAATGCTGAAGTGGTTTCTTCAGATCTCCAG GTGATACGGATGCAAATTGGTTCTCCAAATGCTGGACTCCTCTATAGCCGATTGGTacctcttgttcttctttttgttgatg GCAGCAACCCGATTGATGTCACTGATCCTGACTGGCATTTATACCTCTTAATTCAGAAGAAAGAGGACAAGGAAGATCCTTTGTATCGAATTGTGGGCTTTACTGCAATTTATAAATTCTTTCGTTATCCTGACAGGTTACGGATGAGACTCAGCCAg ATCCTGGTCTTACCGTCCTTCCAAGGAAAAGGACTCGGAACCTATCTCGTGGAGGTAGTAAACAATGTGGCTGTAGCAGAAAATGTTTACGATTTGACAGTGGAAGAGCCATCTGAGAAGTTCCAACACATTCGCACTTGCGTCGACATTAACCGCTTGCTCGCTTTCGATCCAATCAAACCAGCAATTGATTCAGCTGTTCAGACTCTCACAAAAGGAAAACTATCGAAGCGAGCTCAGATACCTCGATTCACCCCACCTTTGAACGCCATCGAGAAAGTCCGCGAATCTCTGAAGATTAACAAGAAACATTTTCTCAACTGCTGGGAGATTTTGATTTATCTTGCACTTGATCCTATCGACAAGTACATGGAAGATTACACATCTGTCATCACGAACCATGTGAGAAGCGACATTCTGGGAAAAGATATAGAAACTCCAAAGAAACAGGTCGTAGATGTTCCGAGCGAGTACGAGCCTGAAACATCCTTTGTGGTTTTCAAATCACTCAATGGAGAAGAAGGTAATACCAATGTTCAAGTTGATGAAAACAAACCAGATCAAGAGCAGCAGCTGAAGCAACTGGTTGATGAAAGGATTCGTGAGATCAAGTTGGTTGCTGAGAAAGTCTCTAAGATTTCTCCAAAGGCGTGA
- the LOC104733526 gene encoding 60S ribosomal protein L31-3-like — MSEKKGRKEEVVTREYTINLHRRLHKCTFKKKAPNAIKEIRKFAEKAMGTKDVRVDVKLNKQIWSKGIRGPPRRIRVRVARKRNDDEDAKEEFFSLVTVAEVPAEGLSGLGTKVIEEED; from the exons ATGTCTGAGAAAAAGGGAAGGAAAGAGGAAGTGGTGACCAGAGAGTACACCATTAACCTTCACAGACGCCTTCACAAATG CACCTTTAAGAAGAAGGCACCAAATGCAATTAAGGAGATCAGGAAGTTCGCAGAGAAAGCAATGGGAACTAAGGACGTTAGGGTAGACGTGAAATTGAACAAGCAAATCTGGAGCAAAGGTATCAGAGGTCCACCAAGGAGGATTAGGGTTCGTGTTGCACGTAAGAGAAACGATGATGAAGACGCAAAGGAAGAGTTCTTCTCCCTTGTCACAGTTGCTGAAGTCCCCGCAGAAGGTCTCAGTGGACTTGGCACTAAGGTCATTGAAGAGGAGGATTGA